The Streptomyces sp. NBC_01463 DNA window GGGAATCATCGGCGCCTCCTCGACCATGATCTTCTGGAGGGTGTTCATGGCGGCGGTGCGGGCGGTGTCGGTCGTGGCGTTGGCGAAGTCCTTGAGCGCCTCGGTGGCCTCGGGGCTCTTGAAGCGGCCGAAGTTGCCGAGCTGGGAGGCCTTGCCGATCGGCTGGAGCAGCGCGCCGTCCATGATGTTCTGGTACATGTCGTAGGGGGTGGCGCCGCTGTTGGTCCAGTGCAGGGTGGCGTCGAAGTTGCCGTTGGCGACGTCCGCGCCCCAGGCGTCGGCGGTCTGCGTCTTGACCTTGGCCTCGATGCCGATCTTCTTGATGTTGTCCTTGATGATCGACAGACCCGTGATGTAGTCGTTCCAGCCCGCCGGGTCGGTGAAGGTGAGCTTCACCGCCTTGCCGCTCGGGTCCTTCAGCACACCGCCGCTGAGCGTGAAGCCGGCCTTCTCCAGGACCTTCTTGGCGCCCTCGACGTCAGGCTTCGTCGTGGCGCTCTTGTACTCGGGGGCGATGAAGGACTGGCCGGCCGGCAGCGGAATGCCGGTGGGGCTGGTGATCTCCGGGTAGAGCGTCGCCTCGGCCTGGGTGTAGATGGCGTTGCGGTCGACGACCATCGCCATGGCCTTGCGCAGCGCCGGGTTGTCGAACGGCTTACGGGTGGTGTTGAACCAGAGGCCGTGGATGCCGAGCCCGGAGGGGAACCACAGCTTGTGGTTCTTCGGGTCCTTGGCGATGAACAGCTTCTTGTAGTCCGGCATGAAGACGAACGACCACTCGAGCTTGCCGCTGGCCAGCGCGGTGGTGGCGGCGTTGTTGTCGTTGTACGTGCTGTAGCGCAGCTCCTTGACCTTCGTCTCGCCCTTCCAGTACGTGGGCGTGGCGGTCAGCGTGGTGGTCTGCGGGGTGAACGTCTTGAGCTTGTACGGGCCCGAGCCGACGGGCGTGCGGTTGGGCCAGGTCTCCGGGTTCTTGACGCCTTCCCAGATGTGCTTGGGCACGACGAACTGCTGAAGGATCTTGTTCTGGTTGACGTACTGCGAGTCCTCGAAGGTCAGAACGACCTTCTTGCCCTGGACCTCGACCCCGTCGTACGCGATGCCGTCACCGTTGAGCGCCGGGTGCTTCTTCAGCAGGTTGAAGGTGTACGCCACGTCGTCCGCGGTCACCGGCTTGCCGTCGGCCCACTTCGCCTTGCCGTCCAGGGTGAAGGTGAGCTTGGTGAAGTTGAGCTCCCACTGCCAGTCCGACGCGAGCCACGGGTCGGCCTTGGCGGTGGGCCGGATCTGGCTCACCATCGCCAGCGGCTCGTAGATCATGAAGCGGTAGCCGAGGGTGGCGCCGGCCGAGGTGTTCAGGAACGGGTTGCTGTTGTTCGTCTGCGGCCCGTCCGGCTTGCCGATGTTCAGGACACCGGAGGCGCCGCTGCCGCCCTTCTTGTTGTTCGAGTTGGCTGACGAGCATCCGGCGGCGAGCGCGACCACCGCGGTGGCGAGCGCGACCGCTCTGAGCGTGTGGTGACGGCGTGCGGACATGGCGACTCCAGGAGGGACTGGCGGGTCTGGGAGATCCGGAAACGGGCAGCGCTCGGCGCGCCGGGTACGGGCGGTACGGGTGGTGCGGGTGCGGACGGGCCGGGGGCCCGCCGCTAGGGCGCCGAGTGGCGCACGACCAGTTCGGTGGGCAGCACGACCGGTGCGTCGGGTACCGGTGTGCCGCCGAGGTGGGAGAGCAGCATCCGTGCGGCCGTCTCACCCATCTGCCGGGTGGGCTGGCGCACGGTGGTCAGGGGCGGTTCGGTGTGCTCGGCCATCGGGATGTCGTCGAAGCCGACCACCGCGATGTCGCCGGGCACGGTGCGCCCCGCGGCGCGCAGCGCCCGCAGCACACCTGCCGCGGTGATGTCGTTGTGCGCGAAGACCGAGTCGAACTCCGCGCCGGAGGCCAGGAGTTCCTCCACGGCGACGCGGCCGCAGCGTTCGGTGAAGTCCCCGCGGAAGACGAGCTCGGTGGGCAGGACGGAGACGAACCCCGCCAGCCGGTCGCGTACGCAGCCGAAGTCCTGGGGGCCGGTGATGACCAGCGGCCTGGTGCGGCCGGCAGCCCGCAGATGGCGGGCGGCCGACGCGCCTCCTTCGTGGTTGGTGGTCACGACGGAGGGGAATTCGGGGTGGTGGCCGCGATCGTCGATCAGCACGATCGGCAGGCCGCCGCGGTGCAGTGCGGTGAGGTGGTCGAGGGTGTTCTCGGGTTCGACGACGACCAGTCCGTCGAAGGCGCGCGCCGACACCTGGCTGGTGAAGCGCTCCACGGACTCGGCCCCGCGGTTGCAGGTGAAGAGCAGCAGCCCGTAGTCGGCGGCCTCGACGGTGTCGACGACGCCCTGCAGTACCTCGCCCATCCACGGCCAGGTCAGCGAGGGCACCAGCATGCCGACGGTGCGGCTGCTGCCGCGGGCCAGACCGACGGCGCCCGAGCTGGGCACGTAGCCGAGCTGTGCGATCACTTCACGAACACGGGCAGCCGTCGAACCGTCCACTTCGCCCTTGGTGTTGATGACCCGGGACACGGTCGTCTTGCTGACGCCGGCCTCGCGGGCGACATCAGCGATGGTGACTCGCATCGGGGGCCTCCAGGGACACAACGGACAGAGCGAACGGCCGGCTGTGGAACCGGTACCGCAACCGGTTCCGGAACCGGTACCGGCGTTGGTGGCGTGAGTTAACCCCGCTGGAACAGAGCCGTCAATACTTCACGTCGAGATTGGTCCGTACCCATCCTCGGAGCGGCCAGGAACGCCCTTGCGTTCAATTCCTGAACGCGCATCCTCTTGACGTGGGCACGTAAGAGCAGTTCACTCCCGTCTCGTCCGACGGCACGATCCCCACGCTCCCGCCGAGGAAGGCATCAGCCATGATCCGATCAGGAAGGGCGGCGAGGGCGCTGCTCGCCGCCGTGCTCGCGACCGCCGGGCTCACCGGACTCTCGTCCGGCACCGCGCAGGCCGCGGGCGAGACGGTGAACATCGCCCTGACCACCACGGACGACGCGGGCGGCCGCCATGTCACCCGGGGCCTGGAGGCCCAGACGCCGGTCGCCTTCGGCGCGGGGAACGGCGGTGGCGGCACGAACATCACGGTCGACGAGAACACCACCTACCAGACCTTCACAGGCGGCGGCGCCTCGTTCACCGACACCGCCGCGTACCTGATGAAGAGCAGCGGGGCGCTGAGCCAGGCGACCCGGGACGCCACGATGAAGAAGCTCTTCTCCCCCACGGAGGGCATCGGGCTCTCGTTCGTACGCAATCCGATGGGCGGTTCGGACCTGGCGCGGTACGGCTACACGTACGACGACATGCCCGCCGGGCAGAGCGACCCGTCGCTGGCGAACTTCTCGATCGCACACGATCTGGAGGACGTGCTGCCGCTGACGAAACAGGCCAGGCAGCTCAACCCGGCGCTGACGACGGTGGCCTCGCCGTGGACCGCCCCGGCCTGGATGAAGGACAACGGCCAGCTGAACGGCGGCTGGCTGAAGGCGGAGAACTACGGCGCCTACGCCGACTACTTCGTGAAGTACCTCCAGGCCTACCGGGACCAGGGCGTGCCGGTCGACTACGTCACCGCGCAGAACGAGCCGACGTGCTGCGGCGGTTACCCCTCGATGAGCTGGAACGGCTCCGGCCTGGCCTATTTCACCAAGAGCGAGCTGCTGCCCAAGCTGGCATCGGCCGGCCTGGCGACCAAGGTGCTGGCGCACGACTGGAACTGGGACACCTACGACGCGTACGCCGCGGCCACCGTGGACGACGCGGCGGTGCGCAACCACCCCAACTTCGGCGGGGTGGCCTGGCACGGCTACGGCGGTGACGTCACCAAGCAGACGACGGTCCACGACCAGTACCCGACGACGGACGCGTTCCAGACGGAGCACTCCGGCGGCACCTGGGTCGCCGACCAGCAGCGCGAGGACATGACCAACATCATCGATTACACCCGCAACTGGGCGAAGTCGGTGACCAAGTGGTCCCTCGCGGTGGATCAGAACCGTGGCCCGCACAACGGCGGCTGCGGCACCTGCGACGGGCTGATCACCGTGCACGACGGGGACAGCCGGAGCGGGCAGGTCGACTACACCGTCGAGTACTACACGATGGGCCACCTGACCAAGTTCGTCCGCCCGGGAGCCTCCCGGATCGCCTCCACCGCCAGTTCCACCGTGCCCAACGTCGCCTGGCGCAACCCGGACGGCTCGAAGGCACTGATCGCGTACAACGGCGGCGGCCAGACCCAGCAGGTGACGGTCAACTGGGGTGGCCAGAAGTTCACTTACTCGCTGCCCGGGCGCACTTCGGCGACCTTCACCTGGTCGGGGACGCAGTCGGGCGCACAGTCCGCATCGGGCGCCCTGTCCGGCTCCGGCGGCAAGTGCCTGGACGCGACGGGCAACACCGGCGCCGACGGCACGCCGGTGCAGATCTGGGACTGCACGGGAGCGGCCAACCAGCGCTGGACCGTCCAGGGCGACGGCTCGGTCCGCACGCTCGGCGCCTGCCTGGACGTGACCTCGGGCTCGACGGCGAACGGGGCGAAGGTGCAGCTGTACACCTGCAACGGCTCCGCCGCGCAACGCTGGACGTACAACCCTTCAACGGGCGACGTCGTCAACACGGCCGCCGGCAAGTGCCTCGACGTGACCGGCCAGTCGACGGCGAACGGGGCGCGCACCCAGATCTGGACGTGCACCGGGGCGGCCAACCAGAAGTGGCACCTGGGGTAGCTGCCCGCACGCACCTGGACCGCGGGCCGGAGAGCCGGCCCGCGGTCCGGGTGCGTCCGTGCTACTCGGTCGGCTCGATCCCCGCGCGCAGCAGCCCGAAGGTGTACGCGTCCTCCAGCGCCTGCCAGGACGCGGCGATGACGTTCTCGGCGACCCCCACGGTCGCCCAGTCGCCGGTGCCGTCGCCCGTGGTGATCAGGACGCGGGTGGTGGAGTCGGTGCCGGTGCGGCCCTCCAGGATGCGGACCTTGTAGTCCATCAGCTCCAGCTTGGCGAGCTGCGGGTAGATCCGCTCCAGGGCGACGCGCAGCGCCCGGTCCAGCGCGTTGACCGGGCCGTTTCCCTCGGCCGTGGCGACGATCCGCTCGCCCTTGGACCACAGCTTCACGGTCGCCTCGTTGGCGTGCGTCCCGTCGGGGCGGTCCTCGACGATGGCGCGCCAGGACTCGGTGCGGAAGTACCGGCGTACCCGCCCCTCGGCCTCGGCGCGCAGCAGCAGCTCGAAGGAGGCGTCGGCCGCCTCGTAGGTGTAGCCCTTCAGCTCGCGCTCCTTGACCCGCTCGACGACGCGGCCGATCAGCTCGCGGTCGCCGCCGAGGTCGATCCCGAGCTCCTGGCTCTTGAGCTCGATGGAGGCGCGGCCCGCCATGTCGGAGACGAGCATCCGCATGGTGTTGCCGACCAGTGCGGGGTCGATGTGCTGGTACAGGTCCGGGTCGACCTTGATCGCGGAGGCGTGCAGCCCGGCCTTGTGCGCGAACGCCGAGACTCCGACGTAGGGCTGGTGGGTGGACGGCGTGAGGTTGACGACCTCGGCGATGGCGTGCGAGACGCGGGTCATGTCGGCGAGCGCGCCCTCGGGCAGCACGGTCTTGCCGTACTTCAGCTCCAGCGCGGCGACGACGGGGAAGAGGTTGGCGTTGCCGACCCGCTCGCCGTAGCCGTTGGCGGTGCACTGGACATGGGTGGCGCCCGCGTCGACGGCGGCCAGGGTGTTGGCGACGGCGCAGCCGGTGTCGTCCTGGGCGTGGATGCCGAGGCGGGCGCCGGTGTCGGCCAGGACGGTGGCGACGACGGCCTGGACCTGGGCGGGGAGCATCCCGCCGTTGGTGTCGCAGAGGATGACGACGTCGGCGCCGGCCTCGGACGCGGCCTTGACGACGGACTTGGCGTACTCGGGGTTGGCGCGGTAGCCGTCGAAGAAGTGCTCGCAGTCGACGAAGACCCGGCGGCCCTGTTCGCGGAGGTGGGAGACGGTGTCGCGGACCATCTCCAGGTTCTCCTCCAGCGTGGTGCGCAGGGCGAGCTCCACATGGCGGTCGTGCGACTTGGCGACCAGGGTGATCACCGGGGCGCCCGACTCCAGCAGCGCCTTGACCTGCGGGTCCTCGGACGCCTTGCCGCCGGCCCGGCGGGTCGCGCCGAAGGCGACCAGCTCGGCGTTCCTGAACTCGATCTCCTGGCGCGCGCGGGCGAAGAACTCGGTGTCGCGGGGGTTGGCGCCCGGCCAGCCGCCCTCGATGAAACCGACGCCGAAGTCGTCCAGGTGCCGGGCGATGGTCAGCTTGTCCGCGACCGTCAGGTTGATGCCTTCACGCTGGGCACCGTCGCGCAGCGTGGTGTCGAAGACATGGAAACTGTCGTCGCTGGGCTTGGCCTTGGTGGTCATGCTGGTCTGACTCCTGTCGGATGAGTGGATCCGGACGATCTGATTCCACTTGCCCCCATCATCCCGCGCGCCTCGTCCCGGTCCGTGGTGAGGGCCGGAAAACAAAAAACCCCTCGCGGGTGCGAGAGGTCTGCGCGCGGGTCTGGGGCACGGTGGCCGTGCCGTACATGGTGGTACGGGACGGTCACTGCGGACCGGCGCGCCTGTTGCCAATAATCATGACGAACGAGGACACGGAGGCAGTCTGGCACAGGACCGCCTCCGTGCTCCGCCCCGTCTCAGGATGCGGGCGTGACGCTCGTCGCCCCGGCCGGTGCCGCCTGCTCGCCGGAACGCCCGGCGGCGACCCGGTTCAGGTCGATGTCGCGGGTCTCGCGCATCGTCAGGTAGACGACCAGGGAGACCGCGGCGCAGCCGGCCACGTACCAGTAGAAGCCGGACTCGATCCCGGCGTTCTTGAACCACAGCGCCACGTACTCGGCGGTGCCGCCGAACAGCGCGTTGGCGACGGCGTACGAGAGACCGACGCCCAGGGCGCGGATGCCCGTCGGGAACAGCTCGGCCTTCACACAGGCGTTGATGGAGGTGTATCCGGTGATCACCAGCAGCGCCAGCAGCGCGAGCCCGAAGGCGGGCCAGAAGGTGTCGGCGTGCTTGAGCATCGTCATGATCGGCACGGTCAGGAAGGTCGAGCCGACCGCGAAGGTGATCAGCAGCGGGCGGCGGCCGATCCGGTCGGAGAGCATCCCGGCCAGCGGCTGGACGCACATGAAGACGAACAGCGCGCAGAAGCTGACGAGCGAGGCGGTCGACTTGTCCATGCCGGCGCTCTTGGAGAGGAACTTCGTCAGATAGGTCGTGTACGTGTAGTAGGCGACGGTCCCGCCCATGGTCAGGGCCATCACCAGGAACGCCTCGCGCCGGTGCTGCCAGAGCACCTTCAGCGTGCCGCGGTCCTGCTGCTCGGCGGCGCCCGACTCGGCGTACACCTCGGTCTCCAGCATGGAGCGGCGCAGGTAGAACACGATGGCGGCACCCAGCGCGCCGACGACGAACGGGATGCGCCAGCCCCAGCTGTGCAGGGCCGCCTCGGACATGTTGCGCTGCAGGACGATCTGCAGGCCGAGGCCGACGAGCTGTCCCGCGGTCATGGACACGTACTGGAAGCTGGAGGCGAAGCCGCGCTTCTCCGGCGCGGAGGCCTCGGTGAGGTACGTGGCGCTGGCCGCGTACTCGCCGCCGACGGACAGCCCCTGGAGCAGCCGCGCCAGCATCAGCACGGCGACGCCGCCGTACCCGGCGACGTCGTAGGTCGGCGCGATCGCGATGAGGATCGCGGAGGCCGACATGAGGGTGACGGTCAGGGTGAGCGCGGCCTTGCGGCCCTTGCGGTCACCGATCCGGCCGAGCAGCCAGCCGCCGACCGGCCGCATGAAGAAGCCGACGGCGAAGATGCCCATGGTGTTCATGAGGTTGGCGGTCTCGTTGCCTTCGGGAAAGAACGAGTCCGCGAAGTAGACCGCGAAGGTCGCGTACACGAACCAGTCGAACCACTCGACCATGTTGCCGGCCGAGCCGACCCAGATTTTCTTCCACTGCTCTCGTCCCATGGTTGGCCACCGTGCCCGAACCGCCGGAAGTCCAACAAGGGTGCAGGGCGCAACGATCGCGCGTACTTACGTGCGTTGCGTTCACGAACAGGTGAGGCTCAGCCGCCGGCGGTCAGCGAGTCGTCGATGAACTCCCGGACCAGGGACAGCGCCTGGTCCCGGCCGGTGCCCGGGAGGCCGACCGCCACATGGACGCTGAAGCCGTCCAGGAGGGCGCGCAGCCGGGTGGCGACGCGGTCGGCGTCCACCGGGCGGAACTCCCCGCGCGAGGCCCCCTCGGCGAGCAGCGCCACCAGGTCGCGGTGCCAGGCCCCCTCGATCGCGGCCTGCCGGGCCCGGGCGTCGTCGTCGGCGTCGCGCGAGCGGTTCCAGACCTCCAGCCAGAGCGTCCAGTGCGGGTCGCGGTGGCCGTCGGGCAGGTAGAGACCGATGTACGCGTCGAGCCGCTCACGGACCGTGCCCGGCCGCGACAGCAGCCGGCGCCGCTCGGCCCCGAGCCGGTCCTCGCTCCACTCCAGGGTCCGCAGCAGCAGCTCGTCCTTGGTGCGGAAGTAGTAGAGGAGGTGGCCGCTGCTCATGCCGACCTCGCGGCCGAGCCCGGCCATGGTGAGGCCGTCGAGGCCGCGGGCGGCGACGGTGGCCATGACGGCGGCGAGCACGTCCTCGCGGGGCGGGGCGGTGTTGCGGCGGCGCGGGGCGGGGGGCACGGTTCAGACCTTCGGCTGCTGCTGGGTGATGCAGTGGATGCCGCCGCCCCCGGCGAAGATCGCGCGGGCGTCGACGAGTGTCACCGTACGGCCGGGGAAGAGGCGGCGGAAGATTCCGGCGGCGAGCTCGTCGCGCGGATCGCCGAAGGCGCACAGGACGACGCCGCCGTTGCAGAGGTAGTGGTTGATGTAGGAGTAGTCGACCCACTCCCCGCCGGCCCGCAGCACGGTGGGTGCCGGGACCTCCACGACCTCCAGCGGCCGCCCCTTCGCGTCGGTCGCGGCGCGCAGCACGCGGACCGTCTCCCGGGTGATCTCGTGGTCCGGATGGGCCGGGTCCGGCTGGACGTGGGCGACGACGGTGCCGGGGCGGGCGAAGGCCGCGACGATGTCGACATGGCCGAGGGTGCCGTACGTGCCGTAGTCGCCCGCCAGCCCCCGGGGCAGCCAGATCGCCTTCTCGGTGCCCAGGCGCGCGTGCACCTCGGCCTCGACCTGCTCGCGGGTCCAGCCGGGGTTGCGCTCCCTGCCGAGCTGGACGGTCTCGGTGAGCAGGACGGTGCCCTCCCCGTCCACGTGGATGGCACCGCCCTCGTTGACCAGCGGCGAGCTGTGCACCGGGACACCGGCGAGAGCGGCGACCGAGCGGGCGATGTGCCGGTCGTGGTCCCAGCGGGCCCAGTCCTGGGCGCCCCAGCCGTTGAACGTCCAGTCGACGGCGGCCAGTTCGCTGCCGTCGGTGACGAAGGTGGGGCCGATGTCGCGCATCCAGGCGTCGTCGAGCGGGCGCACGGCCAGCTCCACGTCCGGGCCGAGGAGGGCGCGGGCGCTGTCCTCCTGGCCGGGGCCGACGACCATCGTGACGGGTTCGAAGCGGCGGACGGCCCGGGCGACGCGGGCCCAGGCGCGGCGGGCCTCGTCGAGTTCGGCCGCGGTCTCGAAGGTGGGGTTGGGGCCGGGCCAGGCCATCCAGGTGCGTTCGTGCGGGGCCCACTCGGGGGGCATGCGGAAGGTCATGGGAGCACAGGTCCTTACAGGAAGTAGAGCCGGTTGAGGGAGACCGAGTCGGCGGGCTCCGAGCTCAGCGGGTCGCCGTCCAGGGTGACGAGCCCGCTGCGCGCGTCCACGTCGACCGCTCCGGTACGGGAGTTGAGGCGCAGGTCGGCGGGGCCGATGCCGCGGGTGCCGCGGACGCCCACGCGCCGGCGCCGGGTCGGCATGGCGTCCGCGCCCAGCTGGGTGGCGGCCTGCGAGACGAAGGCGACGGAGAGATCGGCGGCGGTCGCCCCGTGCGCGCCGAACTGCGGCCCCAGCACCAGGGGTTCACAGGTGTCGGTGGCGGCGTTCGGGTCACCGGTGACCCCGTACGCCGGGAAGCCGGACTTGAGCACCAGCTGCGGCTTGGCCCCGAAGAACTCGGGGCGCCACAGCACGATGTCGGCGAGCTTCCCCGTCTCGATGGAACCGATCTCGTGCGCGAGGCCGTGGGCGATGGCCGGGTTGACGGTGAGCTTGGCGATGTACCGCAGCACGCGGGCGTTGTCGTCGCCCGGCCCGTCGCCCTCCATCGGCCCGAGTTCGGCCTTCATCTTCCCGGCCATGGCGAAGGTGCGGCGGACGGTCTCGCCGGCCCGTCCCATGCCCTGGGCGTCGGACGAGGTGATCCCGATGGCGCCGAGGTCGTGCAGCACGTCCTCGGCGCCCATCGTCCCGGCCCTGATCCGGTCACGGGCCATGGCGGCGTCACCCGGCAGGTCCGTCTTCAGGTCGTGAACGGAGACGATCATCCCGTAGTGCTCGGCGACCGCGTCCCGGCCGAAGGGCAGGGTGGGGTTGGTGGAGGAGCCGATGACGTTCGGCACGCCCGCCATCTTGAGCACGTTGGGGACGTGGCCGCCGCCGCAGCCCTCGATGTGGAAGGCGTGGATGGTGCGCCCCTCCAGGACGCGCAGGGTGTCCTCGACCGACAGGCACTCGTTCAGCCCGTCGCTGTGCAGGGCCACCTGGACGTCGTACTCCTCGGCGACGCGCAGCGCGGTGTCCAGGGCGCGGGTGTGCGCGCCCATGTCCTCGTGGACCTTGAAGCCGCAGGCCCCGCCCTCGGCGAGCGCCTCGACGAGCGGCGCCTGGTGCGAGGAGGAACCGCGGCCCAGGAAGCCGATGTTGACCGGCCAGGCGTCGAACGCGTTGAAGGCGTGGCGCAGGGCCCACGGCGAGTTGACGCCGACGCCCCAGACCGGGCCGAACTCCTGGCCGATGATCGTGGTGACGCCGGAGGCGAGCGAGGCCTCCATGATCCGCGGCGAGAGCAGATGGACATGGGTGTCGACCGCGCCGGCCGTGGCGATCATGCCCTCACCGGACACGATGGACGTGCCGGTGCCGACGACGACGTCCACACCGTCGAGGGTGTCCGGGTTCCCGGCCCGGCCGATCGAGGAGATGCGGCCCTCGCGGATACCGATCGAGACCTTCCGGATGCCCTGCACGGCGTCGATGACCAGCACGTTACTGATCACGACATCGCAGGTCTCCCGGACGGCGGCGGCCTTGAGGTGGATTCCGTCGCGGGCGGTCTTGCCGAATCCGGCGAGGAACTCGTCGCCCGGCTTCTGGGCGTCCGACTCGACCCGGACGATCAGCCCGGAGTCACCGAGCCTGACCCGGTCGCCGGCGCGCGGGCCGTGCACGGAGGCGTACTCGTGCGGATCGATGCTCATCGTGCCGCTCCCAGGTATCCGCAGGCCGCCGCGCGCCGCAGCGCCTCCTCGCGTGCGCCGGGGGCGTCGAGCGGTCCGTCGACCAGCCCGGCGAACCCGATCGCGACGCGGTCGCCGCCGATGGGCACGAGGCCCACCTCGGCCGACTCCCCCGGTCCGAAGCGGGCGGAGGAGCCCGCGGGCACGCAGAGCCGCATGCCGTACGCCGCGGCCCGGTCGAAGTCGAGCCGCGGGTTGGCCTCGAAGAAGTGGAAGTGCGAGGTCACGGAGACGGGGACGGTCGCGGTGTTGTGGACGGTCAGCCGCAGCACGGGCTCCGGCCCGGGCGTCGCGGGTCCGGGGACGACGGCGCCGGGCGCCTCGTCGCCGAGGCCCTCGCCCAGTGGCCGGGAGACCACGGCGAGCCGCGAACCGTCGTCGAAGACGGCCTCCACATGGACCTCGGTGACGACGTCGGCGACCCCGGGCAGCACATCGTCCGGGCCCAGCACCCGGCGCGCGGCCTCGATCGCCTCGGCGAGCCGGCGCCCGTCGCGGGCGGCCTCGCAGACGGTGTCCGCGATCAGGGCGGTGGCCTCGGGGACGTTGAGCCTCAGCCCGCGGGCCCGGCGGGCCCGGGCCAGCTCGGCGGCGCCGAAGAGCAGCAGCCGGTCGCGTTCGGTCGGGGTCAGTCGCACGTCGTCGCACCTCCTGGTTAGAGCAGCACTCTAACCAGTAGGCCGATGGAAATGAAACCGTTGACGATGTGTTTCGAGCGACGCTCCAAGTCCTGGCGGGCAAAAAAAGGCCGCGCCCCCGGGGGCGCGGCCTTCTTGTGCGGGCGGGTGGAGCGTGGCGGCTAGCCGAGCGGGTGCATCCAGCCGTGGGCGTCCTCGGCGGTGCCGCGCTGGATGTCCAGCAGGCGCTCGCGCAGCCCCAGGGTGACCGGGCCGGGCGTGCCGTCGCCCTGGGTCCACTCGCCGCCGGCGCTCTTCACGATGCCGACGGGGGTGATGACGGCGGCGGTGCCGCAGGCGAAGACCTCGGTGAGGGTGCCGTTCGCGGTGTCGTCGCGCCACTGGTCGATGGAGACGCGGCCCTCCTCGGGCTCGTAGCCGAGGTCCTGGGCGAGCCTCAGCAGCGAGTCGCGCGTGATGCCCGCGAGCAGGGAGCCGGTCAGGGCCGGGGTGACGATCTTGTTCCCGTACACGAAGTACAGGTTCATCCCGCCGAGCTCCTCGACCCACTTGTGCTCGACGGCGTCGAGGTAGGCGACCTGGTCGCAGCCCTTCGCGGCGGCCTCGGCCTGGGCGAGCAGGGACGCGGCGTAGTTGCCGCCGGTCTTGGCGTCGCCCATGCCGCCGGGGACGGCGCGGACGCGGTCCTCGGAGAGCCAGATGGAGACGGGCTTCACACCGCCGGGGAAGTAGGCGCCGGCCGGCGAGGCGATGACCAGGAAGAGGTACTCGTTGGACGGCCGCACACCGAGACCGACCTCGGTCGCGATCATGAACGGGCGCAGGTACAGCGACTCCTCGCCGCCGTGCTCCGGGACCCAGGCCGCGTCCTGGCGGACGAGCGCGTCGCAGGCGGCGACGAACGTCTCGACGGGCAGCTCCGGCATGGCCAGCCGGTTCGCGGAACGCTGGAAGCGCTCGGCGTTGGCCTCTGGGCGGAAGGTGGCGACCGTGCCGTCGGGCTGACGGTAGGCCTTCAGACCCTCGAAGATCTCCTGGCCGTAGTGCAGCGTCATGTTGGCGGGGTCGATCGACAGCGGCGCGTACGGGACGAGCTGGGCGTCGTGCCAGCCGCGGCCTTCGGTCCACTTGATCGTCACCATGTGATCGGTGAAGTAGCGGCCGAATCCGGGCTTGACCAGGATCGCCTCGCGCTCCGCGTCGGACAGCGGGTTCGAGGAGGGCTTGAGCTCGATCGTGGGCGTCGTCATGAGTGCGTGTCCTTCACCGGTTTTGTGTGTGTAGGACCACGCCCGCGCCAGCTCCTGTCGGACAGGTGCTAGGACGTCCGAGCTTCGCGGCAAGCCACGGTCCCGTTCGATTATCTCTCGTGGGTGGCCGTGCACGAAATGACGTGAATGCGGTCCAGGGTTCGATGGTGACACCCGGGGCCGCACAGGAGAAGCCGCCGGGTGCGTGTGCGACCCGGCGGCTTCTTGAGGGAGTCGTCGGATCAGCCCGCTACGCGTACCGCGAGCGCGTCGCCGATCTCGTCGGTGGTACGGGCGGTCCCGTCGCGCTCCGCGAGGTCGGCGGAGACGGCGTCCTCGATGCGCACGGCCTGGGCCTCGTAGCCGAGGTGGCGCAGCAGGAGGGCGACGGAGAGGATCGTGGCCGTCGGGTCGGCCTTGCCCTGGCCCGCGATGTCGGGGGCGGAGCCGTGGACCGGCTCGAACATCGAGGGGAAGGCGCCCGTCGGGT harbors:
- a CDS encoding LacI family transcriptional regulator, which produces MRVTIADVAREAGVSKTTVSRVINTKGEVDGSTAARVREVIAQLGYVPSSGAVGLARGSSRTVGMLVPSLTWPWMGEVLQGVVDTVEAADYGLLLFTCNRGAESVERFTSQVSARAFDGLVVVEPENTLDHLTALHRGGLPIVLIDDRGHHPEFPSVVTTNHEGGASAARHLRAAGRTRPLVITGPQDFGCVRDRLAGFVSVLPTELVFRGDFTERCGRVAVEELLASGAEFDSVFAHNDITAAGVLRALRAAGRTVPGDIAVVGFDDIPMAEHTEPPLTTVRQPTRQMGETAARMLLSHLGGTPVPDAPVVLPTELVVRHSAP
- the cimA gene encoding citramalate synthase, whose translation is MTTKAKPSDDSFHVFDTTLRDGAQREGINLTVADKLTIARHLDDFGVGFIEGGWPGANPRDTEFFARARQEIEFRNAELVAFGATRRAGGKASEDPQVKALLESGAPVITLVAKSHDRHVELALRTTLEENLEMVRDTVSHLREQGRRVFVDCEHFFDGYRANPEYAKSVVKAASEAGADVVILCDTNGGMLPAQVQAVVATVLADTGARLGIHAQDDTGCAVANTLAAVDAGATHVQCTANGYGERVGNANLFPVVAALELKYGKTVLPEGALADMTRVSHAIAEVVNLTPSTHQPYVGVSAFAHKAGLHASAIKVDPDLYQHIDPALVGNTMRMLVSDMAGRASIELKSQELGIDLGGDRELIGRVVERVKERELKGYTYEAADASFELLLRAEAEGRVRRYFRTESWRAIVEDRPDGTHANEATVKLWSKGERIVATAEGNGPVNALDRALRVALERIYPQLAKLELMDYKVRILEGRTGTDSTTRVLITTGDGTGDWATVGVAENVIAASWQALEDAYTFGLLRAGIEPTE
- a CDS encoding ABC transporter substrate-binding protein encodes the protein MSARRHHTLRAVALATAVVALAAGCSSANSNNKKGGSGASGVLNIGKPDGPQTNNSNPFLNTSAGATLGYRFMIYEPLAMVSQIRPTAKADPWLASDWQWELNFTKLTFTLDGKAKWADGKPVTADDVAYTFNLLKKHPALNGDGIAYDGVEVQGKKVVLTFEDSQYVNQNKILQQFVVPKHIWEGVKNPETWPNRTPVGSGPYKLKTFTPQTTTLTATPTYWKGETKVKELRYSTYNDNNAATTALASGKLEWSFVFMPDYKKLFIAKDPKNHKLWFPSGLGIHGLWFNTTRKPFDNPALRKAMAMVVDRNAIYTQAEATLYPEITSPTGIPLPAGQSFIAPEYKSATTKPDVEGAKKVLEKAGFTLSGGVLKDPSGKAVKLTFTDPAGWNDYITGLSIIKDNIKKIGIEAKVKTQTADAWGADVANGNFDATLHWTNSGATPYDMYQNIMDGALLQPIGKASQLGNFGRFKSPEATEALKDFANATTDTARTAAMNTLQKIMVEEAPMIPTAAAPIGAEYSTKNWVGWPTEADPYADPQHTQRSALEVVLKLKPSK
- a CDS encoding lectin, whose translation is MIRSGRAARALLAAVLATAGLTGLSSGTAQAAGETVNIALTTTDDAGGRHVTRGLEAQTPVAFGAGNGGGGTNITVDENTTYQTFTGGGASFTDTAAYLMKSSGALSQATRDATMKKLFSPTEGIGLSFVRNPMGGSDLARYGYTYDDMPAGQSDPSLANFSIAHDLEDVLPLTKQARQLNPALTTVASPWTAPAWMKDNGQLNGGWLKAENYGAYADYFVKYLQAYRDQGVPVDYVTAQNEPTCCGGYPSMSWNGSGLAYFTKSELLPKLASAGLATKVLAHDWNWDTYDAYAAATVDDAAVRNHPNFGGVAWHGYGGDVTKQTTVHDQYPTTDAFQTEHSGGTWVADQQREDMTNIIDYTRNWAKSVTKWSLAVDQNRGPHNGGCGTCDGLITVHDGDSRSGQVDYTVEYYTMGHLTKFVRPGASRIASTASSTVPNVAWRNPDGSKALIAYNGGGQTQQVTVNWGGQKFTYSLPGRTSATFTWSGTQSGAQSASGALSGSGGKCLDATGNTGADGTPVQIWDCTGAANQRWTVQGDGSVRTLGACLDVTSGSTANGAKVQLYTCNGSAAQRWTYNPSTGDVVNTAAGKCLDVTGQSTANGARTQIWTCTGAANQKWHLG